The genomic DNA TTCTGTTTTCTACTCACGTCTGCGACTCGTCGTCAGTTGGACTTTTAACCTGCAGAACTTCGGACACATTGGCGGCAACGTTATTGACCAACTGACCGAACCCCGACAACAGATTCCACCTGTCCAGGTGACACAGAGAATCAGCTGACAGGAAGTAGATTCACTTAAGCGGAGGGggtggagtttgggaaacaggaagtagtttggcCAAGGATGTGGCTGAATCCAAATGTCCTCCCTTCGGATTCGTGGACTGAGCCCTCGCGGACTTCAGTCAAACATATCGTGATGTGTTCAACGTCATGTCGGACCTGATGTCACTCGACGCTGTGGAAACACTTAGCAGCTATAATCATGTAGATGGTGACGCCATCGCTCACGTACAAATTTGACATTATGCATTATGGCTTTTATAGGCTCCCGCATTTTAATGACCTTTAATGACCTCTGCAGCCTGTTGGTCTatatcatagactgtatataaaaatggacgtagtcaccgggtctggacAGTGAAGCCcatgctgaagtgcctgaagcctgtattctctgtaatgaccagcagagggcgactccactggtcgtttctatagaagtctatgagaaactgactctacttctcacttgatttataatgcgagtaaacattttaatgtggaCTGGATGGATTGTGGGTTCGGACAGTTTGGACAGCAACTCTGCACTCACAGACCTGGAGGTCTGGAGGTGCAGTGAAGAGCGAACATTTGGATTTTGGCCTTTCAGTTAGGGGAACCAGGAAGTAGTTCACTGAGGTTCGGGAAAGAGGTGCGACCAAGACAGGTGCACTCAGGGGGACGTCGTTCAGACTGAGGTACTTACGAGGCTGACGGaggtttcacttcctcctgATCCCTGCAcacatgatggtgatgatgattatgataaaataaactttttaaatgatgtcagaacagaaacaaacatgaaaactgaaaaacatcaaataaatgaaaacttaaGGAAACGTTGAAGAAAAGAGCTGAAATCAGCGTTTTCGAATTGttaatttttgtattattttgaaaagttcaACATATATAAATgagaaatcaaaataaaagcacacacatggacacaaacgTTACACATCACCAGGCATAATCCGTCCGTCATGACACGCACCTGACCAACTAGTGACTAACTAGTCACAGCAGGGTTTTTTGTTAAAACATGACCGCAAGTTCGTGTCCCGGGGCTGATGGGTAATGAGGAATGAGGAATgagaaacacttcctgtcaacTTGAGTGTCACAAAAAAAGCCTAAAtgacccacaatgcacctgtgGCTCGGACAGTACGCTCAGTTCTTTCTAACACCCGACCAACGCTGACTCAAATGACATCACCTGAGGCCATTTAACAGTCGTTGTCCTGGAAACACACGTGTTGAAAACGGCTAGAGTCTCGTTAAATCAGCTGCAACAGTGAAACGACTGAGGATCAATGATCTGATCAGAGATCAATCACATTAAAGTACTTAGTACTGtgtaactacatgaagtactgttACTGTGCTACTGTAACTACATGACTACTTGTGGTTCTTTGGTATGATGGCGgctgaattttatttattcaaacgGGAAGCTGATCAGCTGATCGTGTCTGAATAGACGTCACCTATACATCAGTTTAATATCTTTACTGATTATTGATCTGCAGCAGATCGTCTCCTCCAGGATCAATCAGTATTCACTGATTATCGATAGCCCGCCTTACTTGAGCAtgctctgctccttctcctcctccttcttctgtctctccatcaCCGACAGGATGAtgctccgctcctcctccgtcaggtgGCTCAGGTCCGGCAGGTCCGGCCCCGGGCCCGGCCCGGCCCCTGCGGGCGGCGCAGGTCCAGCCGGGCCAGACATCCTGACTGTGAGTCGCTGAAAGAGAAAGACGCAGTCAGGCCATGTGACCGAGGCTCCGCCAccatagtaataataatactgataataactCTGATGATCTCATTTATATGATAATAAATGATGGTGTTGAAGGCCACAGGGGTGAAGGCTGCTCATGATTctgtcctccacctccaggTGAGTCCGGCGGCTCGCGGTGATGCCTCGACGACTGGACACAGCACCTCCACCCTCCATCAGATCATCCACACATCCACTTGTTCATCCActtgttcatccatccatctcacCGACAGACGCAGCGGCGTCCTCTCGCCTGTTTATTCCGCAGTCATGTCGCCTCCTCCGGGGttcagcggcggcggctccggTTGGCTCTCCTCCCCGACGGCTCTCATCCTCCGCTCCTCCCCGGTGGTCAGGCCTGCTGCTCTCGCGGTTTCCCGCTGCAGCTCCGCGGGTCTTCACGTTGATAATGGACGCAGCGGCGgcggagacgaggaggagcagataaATAAATCCTCCattggcggaggaggaggggtccgcggggggggggggggggtgcacggCGTGATGCCGTTACGCACAACAAAGATCAGCTGGTCACGGGGGCGCAGGAGCTAAACATAGACCTGCAGCCGAAGatagaaacagacagatgaacagGCGGTGGCGGCCAACAGGGGGCGCATCAATAACACATTCATAaggaaacaataacaacatcatGACACATtgataaatgacacaaaaacacactgatgttgaaacaacaacaaataataacacGTCAatatcacaaacacattcatgaatgaatgacacaatacaagaaaaaaacctttcaatCAAATTTCTGTTTAATTAATTGGTAACACTCCACAGGgtgattattatttatcttaaaGATTCCGGGTTAGATCATCAAATATAGTGGTTTCTACCAAAGAATGTAACCTGAAGTGAAGGAAGCCTGGTGTCCCactccggtacagtaggtggcggtattCACCTTAACACGGTGGTTCGCGAttaaacagagagaagaagaagaagaaagcggaagaggaagaagatgagttgcagaagaggagcaacatgtTCGCCGCGCAGCTGCTGCGAGTGTCGGTACATGAGCGGATCGGCGCCGCCGCTGAagacttcctgctgcaggtggagaaaggagaagaagcggCTCGAGTCCCGGCGCTGAGAGCGCTGCTCACCGAGCGGctaacggcggcggcggaggagatcGTCGGTCTGTTGGAGGAAACCGTGGCGGAGTACGAAGACCGAGTGGAGCGGTCCGAGCGGGAGATCTGCCGCCAGAGGAGGCTGCTCGATGCCGTGCTGAAGCCCGAAGTCAGGCTGCACCGAGCAGGTGAGTCCCTGCTGCCTGGAGCCGGAGGACCGCGAGCGGGGACGGCTGTTGTCGactagctaatgctaactagCTAACCCCTTTTGAAAACAATTTGTTTCAAACGGTccacaacagaaacaaccaCAGCAGGAGCTCGTGTGCAGAACACAGACCGTCAGTCAAATATCACTAGAAATGAAGAATACTCCGGTCGCTAAGCTAATGGCTCTGACGTCACTACACGTTGTTACTGAGTGAATGATTTGGGACTGGTCACGTGACTCGGACCCGGATGTTCATTCTTTCACATGACGTTGTTGAAATCTTTATGTCCttgcagatgaataaaaacctcccGTGCCCGGCGAGTAAAGTCTCGGCCCTGCAACTTCTCTTCAACAGAGAAGCTTAACCAACTATTCTAAAATCCACATTTGGTTTCAACCATGTTTCCTGCACACAGGTGGCATCTTGTTAACTGGGTAATTCATTAAACTTCTAGCATTCCATTGTGGCAATT from Scophthalmus maximus strain ysfricsl-2021 chromosome 22, ASM2237912v1, whole genome shotgun sequence includes the following:
- the LOC118291787 gene encoding uncharacterized protein LOC118291787 isoform X14, encoding MFAAQLLRVSVHERIGAAAEDFLLQVEKGEEAARVPALRALLTERLTAAAEEIVGLLEETVAEYEDRVERSEREICRQRRLLDAVLKPEVRLHRADE